TCGTAAACTACCACGTCTGGGTTCTTCCTTAACACGTCTTTTGGGTCTGGCTCAAAGTAGGCCTCATGCCTATCGTCAAAGACGTTCCTTCCTCCTGCTATCCTTATGGCGTCGCTGACGTGGGTAGGAAAGCCTGGAGTTATGGGTCCTCCTAGGTCGAACTCTACGTATACCTTCACGTTGACACTCGTTGAGAGATTTTGGAGAACTTTGAGCAACAAGCTGCGGTAGAGCTCCCTGGCCTTTTCGTACTCCCCTATTACCTCTCCCACCACTACTACGTTATCCAGTATCTTTCCCACGCTCGTAGCTACTGGCATTGGATACACCGTGTACCCCTTCCTAATTAGGGCTTTTGTGAGCTCCTTTTGCGCCCCCATGGTTGTGAAGATGACGTCAGGCCTATTTTCCTCTAAGAACTCCTCCTTTACGTGAGTGTAGCTACCTATTTTGGGAAGTCTCCTGGCCTCCTCGGGCCTATAGCTAAAGGCGTCGGTTGCTATCACTTTGTCTCCGTGACCCAGCATAAATATGGTCTCCGTCGACGCCGGATCAAGGCTCACTACCTTCCTTACAGGCCTTGGAACTTCGACGTAATCGTTTAAGACCTCGCTGTACACCTTCACCATTTTTTGACCAACAATATAGAGTCCATGTCCACGTTATTTATGTCCAACTCAGCTACCTTTCCCCTTGTGACGCTTTGGTTCTCCTTCCACGCATTCCTCACTAGGTAAAACTCCCAGTCCCCAGCCTTCTCCTTCAGTACATCCTCTACCATCTTTGCAGAGTCCCGCCTAACCCTTGGATTTACGTTGTATAAAACAATCGTAAATCCGGCTACAATCGATGCCTCGATCTTCCTCCTTATTCCCTCAAGGCTCCTAGAATAGGTGCTTAAACTTATGGTTACGAAGTCGTCCAACGGCACCTTTGCTACGCTGCTGGCCAAGAGGGCTGCAGTGACTCCAGGTATTACTTCCACGTCGAGGTTGTACATCCTTGAACCCATGCCGTAGACCATTGGGTCGCCGGAACTGAGTACAACCACCCTTTTGTCCTTGAACTCCAACGAAGCTAAGACCCTCTTCTCAATTTCCTGCACCTCTGACCTGATCACCACCGCGTTGGGGTTCAAGTATTCCTTGACCATTTCCACGTACTTGACGTAACCTATAACTATCTCAGCCTCCCTCAACGCTTCTATTGCTGCCAAGGTCAGCGTCTTTCCCCCAGCCCCTATCCCAACCACTTTTATCATGATTGGAGCCCCGAACCTTCCGTTATTTGCTTTACTCCCAGGCAAGTGACTACGCCGTACGCCCTCCTTGTCCTCTTTAGGACGAGGTTCCCTCCAAGTACTTCGATGGAGGGTTCGCACACCCCGTCAACCCCAAGGTACTTTCGAGCTACCTCCGACGGCGTAGACTGCTTCCTCTCCCTTAGATCGTTCACTGGCACGTAGATCACAGAGGAATTAAAGGTCCTTGCCACCTCCTTTATCTTTTGATCGTCCTTCTTCACCTCTGGAACAACGATGAAGTCAAGCCTTGTCTCAGAAATAAAGATAGACTTTAACGTGGCCTTTATTGAGTAGTAAAGGGCCTCCTTTGGAGCGTTGGACGAGTACCCTAGCCCAACCATTACCGAATAGGGTTGCATGTTGAGCTTTTCAGGATCTCCGCACTCGTAGCCCACTACTATGTCGGCTTCCTTGCAGTCGCCGACGAATTCATAGCCGTCAACCTTTTGTAACCTCACTTGTGAGTAGACCTTCAAAGTTCCCTCCTTAATTAGCCTCTTCTCGACCTCCAATATCTTCTTTGGGTTTACTATCCTTAGGGCGTTAATCCACGCAAACTCCTCAACGCTGTAGAGGCCCAGTTGGGCAGTCCGGGAAGTAAGGATAAGTTGAGACCCAAGCAAGTCTGCAATTATGCTCCCCAGAAACGAACCGCCCCAGTGTTCCTTGATCACTGGAATAACGTAACTACCGTCATCGGTAACTGAAATGATCACTGGATCCCTCAATTTTTCCCTCAACGTGTTCTGTATTCTCCTCACTGTTATCCCTAGGGGGTAGAAGAACACGAGGGCTTCAGCCTTTCTGTCAACTATAAAGTACCCTAATTCCTCCAAACTGCTCGAAAGCTCCTCGGCGAGCTTGTTCCCTGAGTTCGCTATTATCTTAATCCTAGAAACATACAACTCAATATGATTTTGTCGATAAGGAATTATATTCTTTTTATTTATATTGGTATACCGGAGATTAAGCTTATGACGTAGCCCAGAGTTATGTAAGGCAAAACTGGAAGCCCGTAGGCTACCCATATTGCAGTGTCCTCGGTTATAACGCCCTTCTTGACTAATTCTGCGTACCTTTCCCTCCACTCCTTGTCGTCCTCGTCAACGTAAAACGTTAGCCTGAGCTCCTCCTTACCGCTTTCGTCAATTACGGTAAGTGGAAAGAGGAACTTGGAGTTTAAGAAGTCCCTAACCTTTACCTTCCTTCCTGACATTGCTAAGACAAGCCTCTTGGAGAGCGGTAATCCCTCTGTGTGCCTGTAATTTCTTACTAAGTTAACCAAGACTGAGAGGGATATCCCTATCGAGGTGTATAGTATTACGGTTATTGGCTCTAGGCCGACCACGGAGAGTCTTGGAAAGAAAAAGGGCCTAACGCTGGAGTTCGCTAGGCCCAGAATGCTCATGGCAAAGACGTCGGCTCCTCCCATTAGCGAGTACTTGTAGAACAAGAGCAATACTACTATTGTAACCGAGAACGAATACGCGAAAAGCAGTATGTTTAAGTACTTATAGTCGAACAAGATGAACATAGCAAGGGGGGAGAAGTAAAGCCATATCTTTTCGTCTATCTCCCTGGATTTGAGGTCCAACCATGAGACGTAGACCAACATAATTAGAGAAAAAACTACTTGCAGGACATATACTAAATTCACGGCAGGAAACCCTCTTCATTCCGCCCTCTATGGGGCTGTCTGGGGCTAGATACCCCAAAACTTCATATTTGTCCGCGTATTTAAGCGTTTCAGTGAAATTTGATATATGGATAGACTAACCAAATATTTTTATATTTCGTCCTTGTCTACTCTCTTATGAAACTTTCCGTACTCATTGGATGGAACGGTTCAGTGGTTAAGACCTTCATTGAGGCCTCTAGGGAGCTTGGGGTTCAGTTGGCAATAAAGTACCCAAGGTTAGACCCCATCGACGATGAGTTCGTGGAGAGCATGAAGACCTCTGACGCAATCTTTATCCACCATTTCTCCAGCGAGAACTTGTACAGCGAAATAATCGACAGGATCAGCGGGGTTCTGGAAAATAAGGACGTAGTTGCGGTCATCGACCCCGCGCTTTCCAAGTTCAACAAGCTCCCGCCAGAAGCAACAAAGAAGGTGATGGAGTACTACAATTACGGCGGAAAGGAAAACGTAAAAAACTTGATCCTTTACCTCCTCTCCTTTAAGCACGAGGGGATAAAATGCGAGGAGCCCAAGCCCTTACCCTTCAGCGGGATATACTCTAAGGAAGGCGTGTACCAAAACGTATGGGAGTACCTAAAGAAATATGACACTGGAAAGAGAGTCGGCATACTCTTCTATAGATCGGAGTGGGTTGACGGGGACCTAGAGATCGTAGACAAGTTGGTCGAGAAACTAAAGAGGGAGGGGATCACCCCTATTCCTGTCTTCGTCCAGGGGTTCGGGGACAAGTCTAGGGGGATAGAGAGCAACGAGGAGGCAATAATGAGGATGTTCGCCCCAGAGGGGAAGCCAATAGTGGACGCAATAATTAACTTGCTCTCGTTCTCCTTAATCAAAGACAAGGAGAGCTCCATCCTCAAGGACCTCAACGTACCCATCTTTCAGGGTGTCATAAACTACTTTAAATCGGAGAAGGAGTGGTTGGAGTCAAAGGGGCTCGACATAGTCTCGACTATAATGAGCGTTTCCCTCCCAGAGATCGATGGGACCACTCAACCGGTCTTGTTGGGAGTAGTGGAAGTAAAGCAGGACGGAAACTTCAAGTACAGGCTTCTCAGGGGAGTTGACTACCAAATAAGGTACATGGTAAAGAGGGTCAAGAGGTGGATCGAGCTAAGACGTAAAGATAACAAGGAAAAGAAGATAGCCATAATACTCCACTCAGCCTCTGCC
The Candidatus Aramenus sp. CH1 DNA segment above includes these coding regions:
- a CDS encoding ABC transporter substrate-binding protein, which translates into the protein MVKVYSEVLNDYVEVPRPVRKVVSLDPASTETIFMLGHGDKVIATDAFSYRPEEARRLPKIGSYTHVKEEFLEENRPDVIFTTMGAQKELTKALIRKGYTVYPMPVATSVGKILDNVVVVGEVIGEYEKARELYRSLLLKVLQNLSTSVNVKVYVEFDLGGPITPGFPTHVSDAIRIAGGRNVFDDRHEAYFEPDPKDVLRKNPDVVVYEPKRLTEHEKERFARSLRSRGLDFLLNRRVFFTKGDFLAHQGPSFVLEAIPWLKSIFSS
- a CDS encoding precorrin-3B C(17)-methyltransferase, producing the protein MIKVVGIGAGGKTLTLAAIEALREAEIVIGYVKYVEMVKEYLNPNAVVIRSEVQEIEKRVLASLEFKDKRVVVLSSGDPMVYGMGSRMYNLDVEVIPGVTAALLASSVAKVPLDDFVTISLSTYSRSLEGIRRKIEASIVAGFTIVLYNVNPRVRRDSAKMVEDVLKEKAGDWEFYLVRNAWKENQSVTRGKVAELDINNVDMDSILLVKKW
- a CDS encoding cobalamin biosynthesis protein encodes the protein MYVSRIKIIANSGNKLAEELSSSLEELGYFIVDRKAEALVFFYPLGITVRRIQNTLREKLRDPVIISVTDDGSYVIPVIKEHWGGSFLGSIIADLLGSQLILTSRTAQLGLYSVEEFAWINALRIVNPKKILEVEKRLIKEGTLKVYSQVRLQKVDGYEFVGDCKEADIVVGYECGDPEKLNMQPYSVMVGLGYSSNAPKEALYYSIKATLKSIFISETRLDFIVVPEVKKDDQKIKEVARTFNSSVIYVPVNDLRERKQSTPSEVARKYLGVDGVCEPSIEVLGGNLVLKRTRRAYGVVTCLGVKQITEGSGLQS
- a CDS encoding prepilin peptidase, whose amino-acid sequence is MLVYVSWLDLKSREIDEKIWLYFSPLAMFILFDYKYLNILLFAYSFSVTIVVLLLFYKYSLMGGADVFAMSILGLANSSVRPFFFPRLSVVGLEPITVILYTSIGISLSVLVNLVRNYRHTEGLPLSKRLVLAMSGRKVKVRDFLNSKFLFPLTVIDESGKEELRLTFYVDEDDKEWRERYAELVKKGVITEDTAIWVAYGLPVLPYITLGYVISLISGIPI